The Methanoregula boonei 6A8 genome has a window encoding:
- a CDS encoding ATP-binding cassette domain-containing protein yields the protein MITIRDLRYRAFAIDALDISPGITSVIGKNGSGKSTFLKLCAGIAEPGSGTIFVDTLPPRETDAGYVNEFPDRNILFSTVKDELASPLRFRFTPCEETGHMVQECAERLGIGHLLDRRMGELSGGEKVLVAFAAAVIGRPRVLVLDECDSHLDSGRCGWLEGAIRASGAMYVIRCTQQMDTAASSDHLLFLEKGQVLHAGTPGEVFSRLADTPFYPLSWRCTP from the coding sequence ATGATCACTATTCGGGATCTCCGGTACCGAGCCTTTGCTATCGATGCCCTGGATATCTCCCCCGGCATCACCTCAGTGATTGGGAAAAACGGCAGCGGCAAGAGCACATTTTTGAAACTGTGCGCCGGTATTGCAGAACCCGGGAGCGGAACCATCTTTGTGGACACATTACCCCCACGGGAAACGGACGCCGGGTACGTCAACGAATTCCCGGACCGCAACATCCTATTTTCCACGGTAAAGGACGAACTTGCCTCTCCCCTTCGGTTCCGGTTTACTCCCTGCGAAGAGACCGGACACATGGTGCAGGAATGTGCGGAACGTCTCGGCATCGGACATCTCCTGGACCGCCGGATGGGGGAACTGAGCGGCGGGGAGAAGGTGCTGGTTGCTTTTGCTGCTGCGGTTATCGGCCGGCCACGCGTTCTCGTACTAGATGAGTGCGATTCGCATCTCGATTCTGGCCGGTGCGGGTGGCTTGAGGGCGCGATCCGTGCCTCCGGTGCCATGTACGTGATCCGGTGCACGCAGCAGATGGATACTGCGGCAAGCAGCGATCACCTGCTTTTTCTTGAAAAAGGGCAGGTGCTCCACGCGGGTACGCCCGGGGAGGTCTTTTCCCGGTTGGCCGATACGCCGTTTTATCCTCTTTCCTGGAGATGCACGCCTTGA
- a CDS encoding biotin transporter BioY has protein sequence MFGDLARSRRVAYTAAFIGLITLGGWISVPFIPVPFTLQTFFVLLAAAVMKRDAVIPVTLYVVLGVLGLPVFHNGVAGMGILLGPTGGYLVGFILAVLVSGFAYESGKAVIRIAGLASGDLLILLCGMAWLIVSTGMAPAAAFVLGLAVFIPGEAVKVGAVYYLGRDLS, from the coding sequence ATGTTTGGCGATCTCGCACGCTCACGCCGCGTTGCATATACAGCGGCCTTTATTGGACTTATCACTCTTGGAGGGTGGATATCAGTTCCGTTTATCCCCGTCCCCTTTACCCTCCAGACATTTTTTGTCCTGCTCGCAGCAGCGGTGATGAAGCGCGACGCCGTCATCCCGGTCACCCTGTATGTAGTACTGGGTGTGCTCGGGCTGCCTGTTTTCCACAATGGCGTAGCAGGAATGGGTATCCTTCTGGGGCCGACGGGAGGATATCTTGTCGGTTTTATCCTGGCAGTTCTGGTTTCCGGCTTTGCGTATGAATCCGGCAAGGCTGTGATCCGGATTGCCGGGCTTGCCAGCGGCGATCTGCTCATTCTTCTCTGTGGGATGGCATGGCTGATCGTTTCCACGGGCATGGCCCCGGCTGCGGCATTTGTCCTTGGACTGGCAGTTTTTATTCCCGGTGAAGCGGTGAAGGTGGGTGCAGTCTACTACCTTGGCCGGGACTTGTCATGA
- a CDS encoding biotin--[acetyl-CoA-carboxylase] ligase: MPDSAFKVMAVLEKADGPVSGEVISNELGITRAAVWKHINELRMMGYDISSSQKEGYRLTRMSNKLLPYEIHKKLHTKFIGKKMRYLENTPSTIWAGKQLCAEGDVEKMHGMVIIAEEQTGGVGRMGRAWVSPSGGIWVTVVLKPHIPIDHVFMITMAGSVAVARAIRKEFSLSALIKWPNDIFIGNKKVAGLLLELAAESDTVHYCLLGMGIDANISLAQFAPGLRDLITSISAELGHEVDRAAFLARVLKEFESQYLLVESGEYDTIIREWKSLSCTLEHRVDIRTLKNSFSGEAVDIDEFGALIIRKDNGKLERVIAGDCFHQ; the protein is encoded by the coding sequence TTGCCCGATTCTGCGTTCAAGGTCATGGCGGTTCTCGAGAAGGCGGATGGGCCGGTCTCGGGCGAAGTGATCAGCAACGAACTCGGGATCACCCGTGCCGCTGTCTGGAAACATATCAACGAACTGCGGATGATGGGGTACGATATCTCGTCGTCGCAGAAGGAAGGCTACCGCTTGACAAGGATGAGCAACAAGCTGCTGCCTTACGAGATCCACAAGAAACTCCACACAAAGTTCATCGGCAAGAAGATGCGGTACCTGGAGAACACCCCCTCTACTATCTGGGCGGGAAAGCAGCTCTGTGCCGAGGGCGATGTGGAGAAGATGCACGGCATGGTGATCATCGCCGAGGAGCAGACCGGCGGTGTCGGTCGTATGGGCCGGGCCTGGGTCTCGCCCAGTGGCGGGATCTGGGTAACCGTTGTGCTCAAACCCCATATACCGATCGACCATGTCTTTATGATAACCATGGCCGGCTCGGTGGCTGTGGCCCGGGCGATACGAAAAGAGTTCTCCCTGAGTGCATTGATCAAATGGCCCAATGACATCTTTATCGGGAACAAGAAAGTTGCCGGGCTGCTCCTTGAGCTTGCGGCCGAGTCCGATACCGTGCACTACTGCCTGCTTGGCATGGGCATCGATGCCAATATCTCGCTTGCCCAGTTTGCACCCGGGCTAAGGGATCTCATCACGTCGATCTCCGCAGAGCTCGGCCATGAAGTGGACCGGGCTGCGTTTCTGGCACGGGTCTTAAAGGAATTCGAGAGCCAGTATCTCCTTGTCGAGAGCGGGGAGTACGATACCATTATCCGGGAATGGAAGAGCCTCTCCTGCACGCTCGAACACCGCGTGGATATACGAACCTTAAAGAACAGCTTTTCCGGTGAGGCGGTCGACATCGATGAGTTTGGTGCGCTTATCATCCGGAAAGACAACGGCAAGCTCGAACGGGTAATTGCCGGAGACTGTTTCCACCAGTAA
- a CDS encoding DUF2111 domain-containing protein → MHRYTFCETAEAADLEPVVLAIHEIIHRLPVTAKSLQKPGIRIEDGRVVDRNYTGPVLEQAIATNRVIKTTPENGAYKGVPVTVAPIRDHEGKVIGALGVVDVTGIFDLATLMEDQSAIIKQVCGKDPCPLPEEASDSRR, encoded by the coding sequence ATGCACCGTTACACGTTTTGCGAAACAGCGGAGGCAGCAGATCTTGAACCGGTGGTTCTTGCCATCCACGAGATCATCCACCGCCTGCCGGTGACGGCAAAATCGCTCCAGAAGCCCGGGATCCGGATCGAGGATGGCAGGGTAGTCGACCGCAATTATACGGGTCCGGTGCTCGAACAGGCCATTGCGACAAACCGGGTGATCAAAACCACTCCTGAGAATGGTGCGTACAAGGGAGTGCCGGTAACCGTTGCTCCCATCCGCGATCACGAGGGAAAGGTGATCGGGGCGCTTGGGGTGGTGGATGTGACCGGGATCTTCGATCTTGCTACGCTCATGGAGGACCAGTCCGCGATCATCAAGCAGGTCTGCGGAAAGGATCCCTGCCCGCTGCCTGAAGAGGCCAGTGATTCCCGGAGGTGA
- a CDS encoding RtcB family protein — MPDGIIRVGTDEWEIPVGYVPGMRVPGRFFLSEALAGLLEPGALQQLANVATLPGIVRYSLGMPDLHWGYGFPIGGVGAFSLDEGVISPGGVGFDINCGVRLFTTPLVRADIKKPRELIESLYRAVPTGVGAKSTAKIPKEALLSMMVKGARWAVETGYGTTRDLTRCEEGGAMNDADIRAVSEKARARGIPQGGTLGSGNHFLELQEVSEIYDEKAAAAFGVKMGQVCCMIHCGSRGLGHQVCTDHLKVLETATKRYNIALPDRQLACAPAGSPEGQAYYGAMAAAANYAWANRQMILHAARKEFVRMFGMDYESMPLVYDVAHNVAKIEEHTVEGRRARLLVHRKGATRSFGPGAPDLPGDLAAIGQPVIIPGSMGTSSYVLAGTATAMERTFGSTCHGSGRIMSRSQAKKKLTGKEVADALLARGIIVRAPNEAAIADEAPDVYKPSSEVVQVVHDAGLSTLVARLTPLGVIKG; from the coding sequence ATGCCTGACGGTATAATACGGGTTGGTACGGACGAATGGGAGATTCCGGTCGGATATGTTCCTGGAATGCGGGTGCCGGGGCGATTTTTCCTTTCGGAGGCCCTTGCGGGACTTCTCGAACCGGGTGCGTTGCAGCAGCTGGCAAACGTTGCCACGCTGCCTGGTATCGTGCGGTACTCGCTTGGCATGCCGGACCTCCACTGGGGTTACGGGTTTCCCATAGGGGGAGTAGGGGCGTTCTCGCTCGATGAGGGTGTTATCTCTCCGGGTGGGGTGGGCTTTGATATCAACTGCGGGGTCCGGCTTTTTACAACCCCGCTTGTGAGAGCGGATATAAAAAAGCCCCGCGAACTCATTGAGTCTCTGTACCGTGCGGTACCTACCGGCGTAGGCGCAAAAAGCACTGCAAAGATCCCAAAGGAAGCACTCTTATCAATGATGGTAAAAGGGGCACGCTGGGCTGTGGAGACGGGATATGGGACCACGCGGGATCTCACCCGGTGCGAAGAGGGCGGCGCGATGAATGATGCCGATATCCGGGCAGTCTCGGAAAAAGCCCGGGCCCGGGGGATCCCCCAGGGAGGGACGCTCGGTTCGGGAAACCATTTCCTTGAACTCCAGGAAGTAAGCGAGATATATGATGAGAAAGCAGCGGCAGCCTTTGGCGTAAAAATGGGGCAGGTCTGCTGCATGATACACTGCGGCTCCCGGGGACTCGGTCACCAGGTCTGTACTGATCATCTTAAGGTGCTGGAAACCGCCACAAAAAGATACAACATCGCTCTTCCCGACCGCCAGCTGGCCTGCGCCCCGGCCGGGTCACCTGAAGGGCAAGCCTATTATGGTGCCATGGCTGCCGCGGCGAACTATGCCTGGGCAAACCGCCAGATGATCCTTCATGCGGCCCGCAAGGAATTTGTCCGGATGTTTGGCATGGATTACGAGAGCATGCCCCTCGTATATGATGTTGCCCACAATGTGGCAAAGATCGAGGAACACACCGTGGAAGGGCGCCGTGCCCGGCTTCTTGTGCACCGAAAGGGTGCCACCCGATCGTTCGGGCCCGGTGCTCCCGATCTCCCGGGAGATCTTGCGGCAATAGGCCAGCCGGTTATCATCCCCGGGAGCATGGGAACCTCCTCGTACGTCCTTGCAGGGACAGCAACGGCAATGGAACGGACGTTCGGGAGTACCTGTCATGGGTCGGGCCGGATCATGAGCCGGTCGCAGGCAAAAAAGAAGCTGACCGGAAAAGAGGTGGCAGACGCACTCCTTGCCCGTGGAATCATTGTCCGTGCACCCAACGAAGCAGCGATTGCCGATGAAGCGCCGGATGTGTACAAGCCCAGCAGCGAGGTTGTACAGGTAGTTCACGACGCCGGCCTCTCTACGCTTGTGGCCCGGCTCACCCCCCTTGGGGTGATCAAGGGTTGA
- a CDS encoding archease yields the protein MSYEELSHTADVKIRARAPTREGLFEEAFRALMQVMYGEDRIGNVTRTIDLCADDPQSLLCDFLSEVLYVSEVDGLVFRDARVRLDGTRLHAVLEGEPFDRARHAMGTEVKGISYSGMSIVQDAKGYMLDILFDV from the coding sequence ATGAGCTACGAAGAGCTCTCTCATACGGCCGATGTGAAAATCCGGGCCCGTGCGCCCACCCGGGAAGGGCTTTTTGAGGAAGCATTTCGGGCGCTGATGCAGGTGATGTACGGGGAGGACCGGATCGGCAATGTAACAAGGACTATCGACCTCTGCGCGGATGACCCACAATCACTTCTCTGTGATTTCCTGTCCGAGGTGCTCTATGTTTCCGAAGTGGACGGGTTGGTTTTCCGGGATGCCCGCGTCCGGCTTGACGGGACGCGGCTCCATGCAGTTCTCGAAGGCGAACCGTTCGATCGGGCGCGGCACGCGATGGGTACTGAGGTAAAAGGGATCTCGTACTCGGGCATGTCGATTGTTCAGGATGCCAAAGGATATATGCTGGACATCTTATTTGATGTATGA
- a CDS encoding DUF2551 domain-containing protein gives MRSQFEIERIIEGRLKSYLHRDKTGIRREVLRLFLRFRQTTIADILEDLKGQFSVSFHTIASMVGIIASRIGILKVSRNSGGVTTYELREKYAAMVVRLAGA, from the coding sequence ATGAGATCTCAGTTTGAGATCGAACGGATCATCGAGGGGAGGCTTAAGTCCTATCTTCACCGGGATAAGACCGGCATCCGGCGGGAAGTGCTCCGACTCTTCTTACGATTCCGGCAGACCACCATCGCTGACATCCTTGAAGACCTTAAAGGACAGTTCAGCGTATCGTTCCATACGATTGCATCGATGGTCGGGATTATTGCCTCCCGGATCGGCATCCTGAAAGTGAGCAGGAATTCCGGCGGGGTCACGACCTACGAGCTCAGGGAGAAGTACGCGGCGATGGTCGTACGGCTTGCCGGTGCATGA
- a CDS encoding protein translocase subunit SecF, whose amino-acid sequence MGLFHYNIEKYSPKQLVIIPLVLLAISLVVLAYVTLTAGMPVRPGIDFSGGTAISVITPDTTDQIQATFTGYPLVSISQGLNNGKFITFGPMSDTQYQSLTALVESKYPDAQINQIGESFGKTLQDQAFIALIIAFIGMAIVVFVSFRTFIPSVAVVLSAFADMVMTAAMMNVLGIQLTLGTVAALLMLIGYSVDSDILLTTRVLKRQGKLNDKLAGAFHTGIIMTSTTIAAVTVLLIVSWAGQVEVVEEISAVLLMGLFFDILNTWLTNVGILKWYVQKGGGK is encoded by the coding sequence ATGGGGTTATTTCATTATAACATCGAGAAATATTCACCAAAGCAACTGGTGATAATCCCGCTGGTGCTGCTGGCCATATCGCTTGTGGTGCTTGCATATGTCACGCTCACGGCGGGAATGCCGGTCAGGCCGGGGATCGATTTCTCCGGCGGGACTGCCATATCCGTTATCACGCCGGATACCACGGATCAGATTCAGGCGACGTTTACCGGGTACCCCCTTGTGAGCATCAGCCAGGGTCTCAACAATGGTAAATTCATCACGTTCGGGCCAATGAGTGATACGCAGTACCAGAGTCTGACGGCCCTTGTGGAAAGCAAATACCCCGATGCACAGATCAACCAGATCGGGGAATCGTTCGGGAAGACTCTGCAGGACCAGGCATTTATTGCCTTAATTATTGCCTTTATCGGGATGGCAATTGTGGTCTTTGTCTCGTTTAGGACCTTTATCCCCTCTGTCGCAGTAGTCCTCTCCGCATTTGCGGACATGGTCATGACCGCTGCGATGATGAACGTGCTGGGCATCCAGCTCACGCTTGGGACGGTTGCGGCGCTCCTGATGCTGATCGGTTATTCTGTGGACAGTGATATCCTGCTCACAACAAGGGTACTCAAACGTCAGGGCAAACTCAACGACAAGCTTGCCGGTGCATTCCATACCGGTATCATTATGACCTCAACCACGATTGCGGCGGTAACGGTGCTGCTGATAGTATCCTGGGCCGGGCAGGTCGAAGTGGTAGAGGAAATATCGGCAGTTCTCCTTATGGGCCTTTTCTTTGATATCCTCAACACCTGGCTTACGAATGTCGGTATCCTGAAATGGTATGTTCAGAAGGGAGGCGGGAAATGA
- a CDS encoding preprotein translocase subunit SecD, with protein MKPERIKDMFRDWRVLVLITLLVLAIIAIYPHFDSNGNLTTNLQYGLDLQQGAWLQLEFKAEVVGFTTTEPVDTFVTNLSKSLDTDVVLVDANHVEIRKSYTQDELAPYFAAEGGTIVSYQPGISSSTADLVKQILEQKINAMGTKDAKVNTLTGMNNVARYVRVEMAGVDMNQAQQIVGKQGKFEIRIQTTGNQSEHVLFGDSITSVQSPSQQPAGSGDWGVGFTLSSDGAATFQNAAIKYGATTDPSNHKLTMLLDNQTVYSAPLSQQLAASLVSEPTTQLFASTGSGTSGEQQATDLEIQLRAGALPVDVSVAGSGSTSASLGQHYMEMCLLAGILALIMVAFVIFYRYREPRIVLPMVLINASEIVILLGFISVIKFQMDLPTIAGLIAVLGTGIDQLVVITDEILHEGLVPSPNVYLKRLARALTIIMIAAATVIIAMLPLALMDLSTLKGFAIITIMGVIVGVVVTRPAYGRIIMEILSE; from the coding sequence ATGAAGCCGGAACGGATCAAGGACATGTTCAGGGACTGGCGGGTTTTGGTTCTCATTACCCTTCTCGTCCTCGCGATCATCGCCATCTACCCGCACTTCGACAGTAATGGCAACCTCACCACCAATCTCCAGTATGGCCTCGATCTCCAGCAGGGAGCCTGGCTCCAGCTTGAATTCAAGGCTGAAGTGGTAGGTTTTACCACAACGGAGCCAGTCGATACGTTCGTGACCAACCTCTCAAAAAGTCTTGACACGGATGTGGTTCTGGTCGATGCAAACCATGTCGAGATCCGGAAATCCTACACGCAGGACGAACTTGCACCGTATTTTGCCGCTGAAGGAGGGACCATTGTCTCGTACCAGCCCGGCATCTCCTCGAGTACAGCAGACCTGGTAAAACAGATCCTCGAGCAGAAGATCAATGCGATGGGCACCAAAGATGCAAAGGTCAATACTCTCACCGGGATGAACAACGTGGCCCGGTACGTGCGCGTGGAGATGGCCGGCGTTGACATGAACCAGGCCCAGCAGATCGTGGGCAAGCAGGGCAAGTTCGAGATCCGTATCCAGACTACAGGAAACCAGTCCGAGCATGTCCTCTTTGGAGATTCAATAACCAGTGTCCAGTCACCCAGCCAGCAGCCGGCGGGCAGCGGCGACTGGGGGGTTGGCTTTACCTTAAGCTCAGACGGCGCAGCCACATTCCAGAACGCGGCGATCAAGTACGGTGCCACCACCGACCCAAGCAACCACAAGCTCACCATGCTGCTCGACAACCAGACCGTGTACTCGGCCCCGCTTTCCCAGCAGCTGGCAGCATCGCTCGTGTCTGAACCCACTACCCAGCTCTTCGCATCTACCGGCTCCGGTACATCCGGTGAGCAGCAGGCAACCGACCTTGAAATCCAGCTTCGGGCCGGGGCACTGCCGGTCGATGTCTCAGTTGCCGGGTCAGGTTCGACTTCTGCGTCGCTTGGCCAGCACTACATGGAGATGTGCCTGCTCGCGGGTATCCTTGCGCTGATCATGGTCGCATTTGTGATCTTCTACCGGTACCGCGAGCCGAGGATCGTGCTGCCCATGGTGCTGATCAATGCATCAGAGATCGTGATCCTGCTGGGGTTCATCAGCGTGATCAAGTTCCAGATGGACCTGCCGACAATCGCCGGTCTCATTGCAGTGCTCGGGACCGGTATCGACCAGCTGGTCGTTATTACCGATGAGATCCTCCACGAAGGGTTGGTTCCCTCCCCCAATGTATACTTAAAAAGACTGGCCCGGGCGCTCACCATTATCATGATCGCGGCGGCCACGGTGATTATCGCGATGCTGCCGCTCGCACTTATGGATCTCTCCACGCTCAAGGGATTTGCCATCATCACTATCATGGGCGTCATCGTGGGCGTCGTGGTGACCCGGCCGGCTTACGGCAGGATCATCATGGAGATCCTCTCCGAATAA
- the trxA gene encoding thioredoxin, whose translation MTKPVLYDFFATWCGPCKMQTPIIEELAKTLGDAVEIKKVDVDENMELAEKYGIRVVPTLIIEKDGKIVQTLEGVTDAATLEKLLRPLVG comes from the coding sequence ATGACAAAACCTGTTCTGTATGACTTTTTTGCCACGTGGTGCGGCCCCTGCAAAATGCAGACACCCATTATCGAGGAACTGGCAAAGACACTGGGCGACGCAGTGGAGATAAAAAAAGTGGATGTCGACGAGAACATGGAGCTTGCTGAGAAATATGGTATCCGCGTGGTACCCACCCTGATCATCGAAAAGGACGGGAAGATTGTCCAGACACTGGAAGGCGTAACCGATGCAGCAACGCTTGAAAAACTGCTCCGGCCGCTGGTGGGATAA
- the npdG gene encoding NADPH-dependent F420 reductase, with protein sequence MKIGIVGGTGDIGEGMAMRLSPVFDIVVGSREQDKAEASCTATREMLKHRGQECTLHGVSNQDAVDKADIVILAVPFKHVVPTLSTLHGFEDKIVISPVNPMEKHDHFVFVPPPEGSAALLIKKLLPKEVRLCCAFNTIAANRWKAIEEELAYSVPVCGDDEDAKHQVMAMVNRISDLQAFNAGPLSVAPLIESLTPLVLNIARYNRMHDVGIQFR encoded by the coding sequence GTGAAGATTGGCATTGTCGGCGGGACCGGGGATATCGGAGAGGGCATGGCCATGCGTCTCTCCCCGGTCTTTGACATTGTTGTCGGTTCGCGGGAGCAGGATAAAGCCGAAGCCAGTTGTACTGCCACGCGCGAGATGCTGAAACACCGGGGCCAGGAATGCACTCTCCATGGCGTCTCCAACCAGGACGCCGTAGACAAGGCAGATATTGTTATCCTTGCAGTCCCGTTTAAGCATGTTGTACCGACCCTTTCAACACTTCACGGGTTTGAGGACAAGATCGTAATAAGCCCGGTCAACCCAATGGAGAAACATGACCATTTCGTCTTTGTCCCCCCACCGGAGGGATCGGCGGCACTGCTGATCAAAAAACTCCTGCCAAAAGAGGTGCGGCTCTGCTGCGCATTCAATACCATTGCGGCAAACCGGTGGAAGGCCATTGAGGAGGAACTGGCATACTCGGTGCCGGTCTGCGGGGATGATGAGGATGCCAAACACCAGGTGATGGCAATGGTGAACCGGATCTCAGATCTCCAGGCGTTTAATGCCGGGCCGCTCTCTGTCGCGCCGCTGATCGAATCGCTCACGCCGCTGGTGCTCAATATAGCACGGTACAACAGGATGCATGATGTCGGCATCCAGTTCCGTTAA
- a CDS encoding endonuclease III domain-containing protein, producing MMSASSSVKNAKKAGEIASILAAIFGEIPWWPGDTDEVMIGAILTQQTWWENVEQALRLLREKDLCTLAAIVAAEPDRIEAAIRCTGFYRMKTRRLKALAAYATGPCGGVEAMETMPTEVLRAGLLGVNGIGEETADSILCYGFGRASFVIDAYTDRISRCAGIAAPRCGLKDLFESVLEKDQYVYRQTHAHIVEYAKGWCTKKRCEGCRITALNG from the coding sequence ATGATGTCGGCATCCAGTTCCGTTAAGAACGCAAAAAAGGCAGGAGAGATCGCGAGTATCCTTGCGGCCATATTCGGCGAAATCCCGTGGTGGCCCGGGGATACCGACGAGGTTATGATCGGGGCTATCCTGACCCAGCAGACCTGGTGGGAGAACGTGGAACAGGCACTCCGGCTGCTCAGGGAAAAGGATCTCTGCACCTTGGCAGCCATTGTTGCAGCTGAACCTGACAGGATCGAAGCCGCGATCCGGTGCACGGGATTTTACCGGATGAAAACGCGCCGGCTCAAGGCTCTTGCGGCATATGCCACCGGACCCTGTGGGGGTGTGGAGGCCATGGAGACAATGCCCACCGAAGTGCTCCGCGCAGGGCTCCTGGGTGTGAACGGGATTGGCGAGGAGACTGCGGACAGCATTCTCTGTTATGGGTTTGGCCGGGCGAGTTTTGTGATCGATGCCTATACGGACCGGATATCCCGCTGCGCGGGCATCGCCGCTCCGCGTTGTGGCCTCAAAGATCTTTTTGAGAGCGTACTTGAAAAAGATCAGTATGTCTATCGCCAGACCCATGCCCATATCGTTGAATACGCCAAAGGCTGGTGTACAAAAAAGAGGTGCGAAGGATGCAGGATTACGGCTTTGAACGGATAG
- a CDS encoding aldolase: protein MQDYGFERIGKRLFAEHLVGGNFGNISVRDGEKGFFVKRTGTYLDDPGDPAFVPFHGEVPKDASSEYRVHLAVYRKTAYKAIVHAHPPYAVAASLEADEIRPLDSEGIMFCPLIPVTSGDPGTQGLADAVTAAMLHHKLVIARGHGTFAGGATLDEAFQLTSLAEHACRVIAFRKMFL, encoded by the coding sequence ATGCAGGATTACGGCTTTGAACGGATAGGAAAACGGCTGTTTGCAGAACACCTTGTCGGCGGGAACTTCGGGAATATCAGTGTGCGGGACGGGGAGAAAGGATTTTTTGTCAAACGAACCGGGACCTATCTTGATGATCCCGGGGATCCGGCATTTGTTCCATTCCATGGGGAGGTCCCAAAAGATGCCTCAAGCGAGTACCGCGTTCACCTCGCAGTGTACAGAAAAACTGCATACAAAGCAATTGTCCATGCCCATCCTCCCTATGCTGTTGCCGCCTCGCTTGAGGCAGACGAAATCCGGCCGCTGGACAGCGAAGGGATCATGTTCTGTCCACTCATCCCGGTGACCTCAGGCGATCCCGGGACGCAGGGTCTTGCTGACGCGGTGACGGCCGCAATGCTGCACCATAAACTGGTCATTGCCCGGGGGCACGGGACATTTGCGGGTGGCGCAACTCTGGACGAGGCATTCCAGCTCACTTCCCTTGCTGAACATGCCTGCCGGGTAATCGCGTTCAGGAAGATGTTTCTCTGA
- the aglJ gene encoding S-layer glycoprotein N-glycosyltransferase AglJ produces MKFNKDEVCILIPTLNESLTIGPVIKDFKSLGFNRILVIDGKSTDNTVKNAREAGAVVRTQSGKGKGNAIIEAFEIIEEPYILMVDGDGTYSAKDAEKMLTPLFLGFDQVIGDRLINAEEGSFSHLNLFGNHMLNLFFKLAHSRDLHDILSGYRAFTKLSIQQMNLKETGFEIETEMSVEAVRNGQRIMVVPIRYSRRPGTPTKLSPFHDGIRIVTTIYRLARVNNPMFYFGIMGLSISVLGLLTGVYVLLEWFRNIQHIPLTILTVLLIVVGIEIFMFGMISDMLLVFHREIIREIQLNQQPRQPK; encoded by the coding sequence ATGAAATTTAACAAAGATGAGGTCTGCATCCTTATCCCCACGCTGAATGAGAGCTTAACCATCGGTCCGGTGATTAAGGATTTTAAAAGCCTTGGCTTTAACCGCATCCTTGTCATCGATGGTAAAAGCACGGACAATACCGTTAAGAATGCGCGGGAGGCCGGGGCAGTAGTCCGTACCCAGTCCGGCAAGGGCAAGGGCAACGCTATCATTGAGGCATTCGAGATCATCGAAGAGCCCTATATCCTGATGGTTGATGGTGACGGGACGTACTCGGCCAAGGACGCGGAAAAGATGCTTACTCCGCTCTTTTTGGGATTCGATCAGGTGATCGGAGACCGGCTTATCAATGCAGAGGAAGGGTCGTTCTCACATCTCAACCTCTTTGGCAACCACATGCTTAATCTCTTTTTCAAGCTTGCCCACAGCCGTGACCTCCACGATATTCTTTCCGGCTACCGGGCCTTTACCAAGCTCTCCATCCAGCAGATGAACTTAAAGGAGACCGGCTTTGAGATTGAGACCGAGATGTCTGTTGAGGCGGTCAGAAACGGCCAGCGGATCATGGTTGTACCGATCCGGTACTCCCGCCGCCCGGGAACGCCGACAAAACTCTCCCCGTTCCACGATGGGATCCGGATCGTGACCACCATCTACCGGCTTGCCCGGGTCAACAACCCGATGTTTTATTTCGGCATTATGGGGCTGTCTATTTCTGTCCTGGGGCTGCTCACCGGGGTATATGTGCTGCTGGAATGGTTTCGTAATATCCAGCATATCCCTCTCACCATCCTCACGGTGCTCCTGATCGTAGTAGGGATCGAGATCTTCATGTTCGGGATGATCTCTGATATGCTGCTTGTCTTCCACCGGGAGATTATCCGGGAGATCCAGCTGAACCAGCAACCCCGGCAGCCAAAGTGA